The region TGGAGATGCTCGAATGAGGGGCCTTATAACTCTAATGAGCCTGCACCTGATGTAGGAAATGGAACAAAATCAGAATTACTTATTTCATTGCCTGGCTCAGACTTATGCAGCCCACAgataactgactgggtggtcttagtttgcagtttgtgttggtttacAAGCATTTCAtaaatttcatttttctgttgttttgttcTAAGGCTGGTTTAGCAACGCGGGAGAACCCTGAACAGCTGATCATTGCTCTGGAGCCAGAGGCTGCGTCCATCTACTGTCGCAAGCTCCGCCTCCACCAGATGATTGACCTGGGAGCCAAAACTTCCATAAACGGCTACAATCCCCCAGAGAATGTAGGAGCAGGGATGACCCAGGGTAAGCAATGCCCACTttcacagactcactcacacataacCTCATCATAAGAGATTTTTTTGATGTCGTAAAACTATACAGTAGAGATTTAATTAGACAAAGTGTATTTACCTGgcaatatcattcattcattatctgtaaccgcttatccaatttagggtcacggggggtccagagcctacctggaatcattgggcgcaaggcgggaatacaccctggaggggacgccagtccttcacagggcaacacagacacacacacacacattcgagtcaccaatccacctgcaacgtgtgtttttggactgtgggaggaaaccggagcacccggaggaaacccacgcggacacggggagaatacctggcaataatcataatcattttGCAAGGTGGCATGCTGCAGCAAGGTGACTGAAGGCTTAAGAGAAGGATTATGGATGACCCTTGCAGCTACTTAAGGAGAAGTTGGTTGTTTCAGAAGTGTTATTTTGCATATTTCGCTTGATTCCAGTTCCTGAAAATGCTGGTGTccacataaaacaaaaatgtgagATGTTGCATGATGATACCGACTTCTCTTTAAATAATCAGTTCAGTACTGCAGCTGGAATTGCTCACCAGAATACAGTGTCTCACCACCTGAGAGAAAGCCCAATCCGCAGTAGCCAAGACTCTTATCAGCAAAAAGGGAAGCATTATGTTTGCCAATGAAGTGGGGCAAGTCCAACGTTTGAAGTTGTTCGCAGAAGTGATATGTATTATTCCCTTTTGGGAGCGAACACCAACACATACTAGAGAGCAATTTTTAGCACATAACACTAGGGGCAATGGAGCTCACACACATGTACAGAGCAACAAGCTGCCAGCAgtagcacccagggagcagttgaggGTTAGGTTCCTTGTTTGGAGGTACATTAGCAATGAATCCTGAGAGATTCTTATTTTGACTTTTTAATCAACATATGGGTCCGTCCATGTGCACATCTCCCACTCAGTGATTGAGAAACTCTGGAGGATGACTGGCAGCTAAGTTATGGCTAAGAAACCCACTACAGTTTTGGAAATATGAGAGAGAATGGAAGTCATTCAAAGCAAGGCCCTTTACACTTCCTAATAATTTGTGTaatagtgtttgtttatttaagctGTTGTCAGTTAGGAGTGATTATGTATTGAACGCTATGTGGTGAAATAACTCATCTGCAATTTGCTCACTGTAAGATATACTTTTAATAGTTTCAGAAAATTAACAAAAGTGAGTCATGGGTAAGTTCAGGTCAAAATGTTCAGacaaaattatttgttttacaattagttcttttttaaaatgagtgaatCGGTCAGAAGAACAGGCAATTGCAAGGTTTGGGTCTCAGTAAGCAATAAATCCACCATTTTGCAGAATTGAGGGTCAGTGTGAACTGCTTGGTGAGGTGTTTGACATCCGATGACATCACCAGCTTTAAGGCTATTACTGTGATACAGAAACACTGcatcactagagagagagagagagatcaagaagagagagagggacattTACCCTCCTCTTGTTTTTATTCCTTGTTTATAGGTAAAAATATATCTTCAATTTTTGGAAACTACATAATTACAGTGATTATCAAAAAGGGAAGatcatcatttaaaatttatatataaataatgaatgcACTAAAATTCGGAGATTTATTAAGAATTGGAGGGTTAGAATTTTTCACAGTATTGGTGATACAATAGTGGCTGTGAAAACCTGCCTGAAGCCAGagacattattttattgtagttttacaaaaaggtttttaaaaattcttaaaatatattgtcaAGGCAATACAGACAAGTCCTTAAAGAACAATGCACTTTGCCATCTTTAGCaccattttattattatcagcATGCCATATAAGAACTCTATGGTTTTAGATTGTAAATGACATGGTAACATTTGACTTTTGTTACCATTGTtaaaaaattgagaatattCATGAAATAAGCTTCTGTTCAGATAAAAACATGGTCATGTGACTTGCTCTGTAAATAACATCCACAGCCTGATGCAGGATGTGTGTGGACCTCTCCAGCTTTTGTCAGCCAAGGACCAaaggaaatatattttatgtaatgTTCTCACTCTCTTGTCATCTGTCATAATTTCTCATAGATGTTTAATTAAACTTTTAAGACCCATACACTTTAAGCCCAAAGGTTTGTAAACAACTCTTATAAATAGAGAATTCAGATACTTTAAGATGCACTCGTTTTGGCAACTGAGGTTCATTTGTGTgctcgcacacacacaacacttctATGTTCTCCAAAGGAAAGCATGAAATGTAatgggacgctctggagcagcacaTTTAGCTCAGAAAGTGGCCACTGCTTTTGCATTGTCATTGTATGTGTTTATtacctctctcttttctttcagtGCTTGTCTCTATTCCCTTTGttccatgtttgtttgtgtctctgtcacactccTATCTCTAAGGTAGAAAACACTTCAGATCGGTGTCTTCTGTGAGAGTACTTCAGCATGCTCCTTGGCCACTTTTTCAGAACACCTTCCATGATTGTGTATAGTCAGACTCCTCTGTTTATATACAGTTTGTCtcctctagcccttcatcaaTAGTTAGGTTTGTTcttgtctggatatttttggctggtggacGACTCTCATccttgcagtgacactgacatttatAAAACCTGCAAAACCTGTGTCTCATACACTTGTGTCAGCAGCACACACAACTTTGTCAGTGTCACCTCTGCTTAAATTGTTCCATCAGCCCTGGACAACAGCCTGTGGTCTAAAACTGACCGGTGATGAATGGGTTAAAAGAGGCGGATAAACTGTGCTGCAACATTCAGAATGTCAGTGTTTTTAAtgaagtggccattgagtggaTTTagaatgaagaagaagaaacacctttattaatccccttggggaaattgcttctctgcatttgacccatccgtggcattgaacacacaaacacacactagggaGAACAGTTTGAGGAATAGGTGCCTTGCTGAAAgacacttcagccgtggatgaATTTCTCTCTGACTGGTCCTGGGAAATGAACCAGCCTCAAACTCGCTAACCTCAACGCTAATCGCTAAACTTCTCTAGCCTCAAGGCCACAGTGGCCCCAGTTTCTAATGCTAATAATGTGGCCAGAATTTAAGTGTTTCAAGTCAGTACAATCAAAATTAATTGGATATAACTCTACTGTGCTTTTATAAGGATGATAATGATATTATTACTGGCTCTTGTCTGCCCAGTAGCTACTACCAGTGTGGCACTCGAGGTCAGAGCTCAAATGTTTGGAACATGTCCTGCTCTGCTGTTTTTGTGTCAGAGAAAGTCCTTACTCCAGCCTTTAGGTGGTGAAACTCACTGAAAACCTCTCTCGTCTTGCTCGATGACACAGctacaacagttttttttttcttcatttagtTTTAGCTTCTCtcaaaatatttctgtttttctccttGTTTCGTCAGTTCTTATGTTCTGTGCTTTTTTGTGTCATGTTTATGTATCAATGTCTTTATCTGTTCCACGCATCTTCTGTTGTTTCTTCTAGATTCCATCCGTCTCTGCCCCTTTGTCAGTTCagtgtgttattttgttgtttacttctgttctgCCTTTTTTCTTGTCTGTTTCCATACTTAGGTACTATGCCCAACTGTAGCTTATAtgcttattatatatatatatatatatatatatatatatatatatatatatatatatatatatatatatatatattatatcatttgcttttttctttgttctgtgttgTCTCGTCTTTAAGCATGTAACATTTGTGTTAGGAGTCTggtttcttgtgtttaaataagtCTTTGCTTTTCTTGTATTATGTTTACTTCACTTTGAGTTTTGTAAAATTAACACCTTGTACTTGCATCCAAGCCTTCAGCTTAACAAATGGTATTGGGCAAGGTGGTAATTTTTCAGTGATATCATTATGTGGTGGTCACAGCTTTaactatttaattattaacagtcttgtgttttatgtttgtaatcTATGGAAACAACATCCTGGATTTGAACGATGATCTGTTTCCTTTGTGAGCGCATGGAAAAGTTGTTTGTGTGACAGTacagtttttttaattttgagcagaaaagcaaaggatTTTTTACACTGACACCAGTTGTGATCGTTGTGATGTGCAGTGTTCTGTAGTGCTTTATATTGCTCAGCCTCATTGTTTGACAGAATTcaaagttttatattttttccttaCATGCTTTTGTTTGTGACCATTGAAAATCCCTGTGGGATTTATAGCtccaacccggtctcacacacATTCGTGATATAATCACATATATAGGGGACTgaaattcgtgacatagtcgcatattttcgacattttatgcgacaatttCATGATCATAATGAATGGGCAATTACCATACAAGCCGTCATATACGTGCCCCAtgttatgcgacagtaacacaaaaactcctcctcattaaggcgtcattaacatccgttaataccacagtcttttatttttattttacagaaaatatgaCGTTACTAATCCATTATCTGCTAAAATATCGAAGCAAATAATGTCTAAAGAAATGTCCTTTTCcgtattaaccttttgaaagTTAGTCAAAATtacgttaagtgaaagaaatgttctcgttagagttaaagctaaagtaggacaccaataataaacattgcttaggagaaatattataataaaatactttataccctttgttggaataagaacctaTGTTATGTAATGAAacctgtaatgaggaagagttttcgtgttactgtctcatagtgtttctatggtaattacccatacacttctgatcgtgatattgtcgcataaaatgtcgaaaatattagcctatgtcacgaattgcagtcccctatatatgtgactatatcacgaatagaTGTGAGACCGGGTTGATAGCTCAGTGGTGCTAGCTTAGCCATTGAGCTATAGgctaataaatacaaacaaattaatattagTCAATTTTAGACCTTGAATATCAAAGAAATTTGTAAGGAAACCAATTTTTGAGAATTGTAAGGAAAACACATGTATACCCAGTTAGCTAGAAAAAAATATACCATATTGAGGTAACCAAGTAATTTTCGCTTTAGCTTGTTGCCCCCTTCTTTCTCCTTGAGTaaattatttctttcaaaaaatCAGGAAAATCATGGAAACATCAACAAAAATTAAAAGCAGCCTGGCCCACAAAATCGACTCTAATTGACAGTTCTCTCATCCATAGAAGACATTCTAAAAAGGGGGTTTTACTAATCTATGAAGCATAAATAATTTATGTTTAACTTTTGAATATGATAAGCATTTTTACCACAGATGTAATGGTGGCTAAATTTAAGTCAGGGTTTTAaaatttccctttatttttgtaatatctttttattttttatgatttaTATCATTGTATATGTTAATTataatgttttgtattctttacatgttcttatttttattatatatattttttgttattataatttaataagaAGATTATAATGAATagctataaaaagaaaaagatttcATGTCATTACTCTATGAATCCTTTATTTATCAGCTCTTAAAAGCTCTAGACTTCCAAAATCTCAGCTAATTCACATTTCCAGGCATTAATGTCCAGTAGAGACATGTTTGCTGTTCCCTATTTCTCTGCCATGCTGTTGCCTTGCCTGTTCTAATGTCACAAAATCACACAACAACCACAAACACAGCTTCACCAGCTCTTTTCAagcttctcacacacactcctctctctctgtcgatAACCAGCCAAGGAGCTTGTGCGCCGCAACCGGCAGAGCCGCACCTTTCTGGTGGAAAATGTCATAGGAGAGCTATGGTCCGAACTAAATGAAGGTAGAGTCtgcatccctctctttctcttctttctccctctcctttgTTGTCTCGTCTTCCCTCGCTtttctgctctgtctctgttgAGCTTCTGCCCTAATGCTGCTctcatacaaaataaaatgctaTAGATTATTTATTCATACCCCTACAGTAAAATAGAAAATAGAGATCTTAACTTGGAACCCAAATATCTGAATAAAGTTTAGTACCAAATGTGTACATGAAAAACGTGAACAGATGAAAACTGTTATAGTGCTGAGTGATGTATATCTCTGTCTAGATCTTGATTATTCGTAATTTTTCAGAGGAAAATTCCAAACATATTCTAAACTTAAGTGTTCTGATTTATTTGGATTTATATTGGAATTCTAGGCATGTGACTCTAATAATGCAGTGTGACTTTGTCAACAAAGTGGAGATATTACTAGGCATGatgtttttgtgtgcatcatttaaagaaaaaaacagactcTACCAGCAGGAGCCCATTAAAATTTGCAGTCTCAGCTTTCATAGTGAGAGATAAAAATCAAGAAAACGTTTTTGCATATTAATTTTGGGTATCAATCAGGCCTAAACTGCAAGGCATTTATTTTGCTGGAATGTTTCAAACTTCAAGGAAAATTTCAGGATGGAAAAAAATGAACATGTAAAAAAAGGGATTATTTTTGGAAAGATatctatttaaatataaattttaagatttttttgGAGTAATTTTAAGAAAGaaatatgaatgtctaatctgAACAGGCCATATCACTGTAAGACATTTTTAGCATAGAGAAACAAGGCACACAATAAGTGTGAACCTGTTAACTTTATTATTCTAAATTAAATTTCACCTGGTACCATGATATATTTGGAAAATGGAATATTGAATGGAATCATTTTTGCCCAGCACTTCCCAAACCACAGCCTTGCTAATGTTGTTTATATTGATTGTAATTTTCGAGTGACCTGTAGCTCTTGTAGATATTTTGTTTTCCTCAAGCCTGTCATCATTGTTGCTAAAACCCCCGCTAATCTGCCATTGTCATATTTTATATCACTATAACTATGTAGATCAAGCCTAAAGCACAGCCATAAACCATGCATTGTTAGTGGTTTTTCTAATGCCTCATTGGTTTGTGCTCCTGGAAACCATGGCACCGCCACTGAACCTTAAAGTGGGTCGCCTATCCCCCTGACACCCCAAAAAGCCCTACTGAGTTCACCCTGTCAGATTCACTTTCTTTCAACATCACTGGAGCAATATTTTCTACAGCACTGAGAGCATAGAAAATTGTCAGAATTCAAGAGAAATAAAACCTTTTAGAACTTTGAATAGTTGCTACCATGGTAaactaaatggtgatgtgtgCCTATTGCAATCTACAGATGTAGGTAGAAGGAATCTAGCCACGTTCCCAGCAGtaactttattttctttttgttattttatttaggaTTTTTGTTGAAATCTAAGTCGGGTTTAAAGATGTTTCATGTTGAATATTAAGGCAGAGTAGAGCATGTTAAACCCTCCTGTATTtccttatttgtttttttaattatttatgctTAATCTTATGTTTAATgattaatatgtttaaaatttgtGGGTTTAAAATTTTGTTCAGATTTAGAAATGACCAGTATCATTATCCATTATATGAGACAATATCTTGCAATCCAGTTTTTGCCAAACCCTAGTTCAACCTTTGTTGACTGTTTTGTGCTGGTCTGTAGGTGACCGCTACGTAGTGGTAGACTGTGGTGGAGGGACGGTGGATCTGACAGTTCATCAGATCCGGATGCCCGAGGGTCATCTGAAGGAGCTCTACAAGGCCTCAGGTGAGAACAGGTGACTTTACCTTGCCCTTATGTGGAACCAAAGGtatagtaaataaatatttatgacaAGAGCAAATGTCAATGTTatctacagtactgtgcagaagtcttaggcacctaaggtAATTTTATACAACTAATATAACTAATGCTTTCTAGCCAAGCGTGGTGCTTggataaagttatatatataatcacagtaaacacaaaaaaataataatacaattaagaaatatacaatattttttcttttataaagtagtaggtgtgaggtgagtttgaagaacaaagttttgttcagattctcattGATTGCATGAAGCTgttatttgattgttttttagcaaataaacacttactgctcagataaatagctttttaaatctcgtaatctctggtgcctaaagcCTTTGCATGGTACTGTACATCCAAAGgatttagtgaattcagctactttaaggggACGTGAAATTCACTTGGCTGTTAAGGggattttccattgaaatgcATTGAAATTCGCAGGAGAAAATGTGCTgccaaacaataaataaataaatgaaaatgaaactggGGCAAATTTGCTAATTTGTATTAGAAAAGACCCGGAGCTATAGCCCTGTAGCCAGGGCCTAGGCACGGCCCTGAATTTGACCATCACTGATTGCCCATGTCTCTTTCAtattctgtctctctatctatctgtctatttcCCTATCTGTCTGCAGGAGGTCCCTACGGTTCCATTGGCATTGATTATGAATTTGAGAAGCTGCTCTGTAAGATCTTTGGGCAGGATTTCATTGACCAGTTTAAGATCAAGCGGCCGGCAGCCTGGGTAGACCTGATGATTGCATTCGAATCTCGTAAGCGTGCAGCAGCTCCGGACAGAACCAACCCCCTCAACATCAATCTGCCCTTCTCCTTCATTGACTACTACAAGAAGTTTAGAGGCCACAGTGTGGAGCATGCACTACGCAAGAGCAAGTAAGTGAGGGAAGCTCCAGGAACCGTTAAATTTTAGGGATAACTGCAGTTACATCAGCAGGATTAAAAAGTTTGTGTTAGATCAGGGATGTATGATAACAGAAATATGTGTAGAACGGCTCTTTTCAAACTTTTCCTGAAATCAAGTGAATAGCTTGCTCATCTTTTACTGCAGTAAGACTCAGAGAGACTGCGTACACTGAATGTTCACTGGATTATGAACATCtactttgtatctacactcactatcCATTTCATAAGCCCATAGACGTAAGCTCATAACTTGACAGAACAAATGGATTCAGCTAATTCAAATAATTAACAATCACTTCATTGGACATAACACAAAACTGGCCAAAAAAGCAGCTCTATAGAACTATTTCAGTTTTTGACAGGTCAGGCCATGATACAGCTGCACTGACCATacatgagcactttgtagttctgcagttacaaactgtagtccatctgtttctctgcatactttcttatcctcaTTCCACTCTGCTCTTAAATGATCAGTACCATCACTGGactaccacagagcagatatgatttgggtacTGGATCATACTCAGCGCTGCAATGTCACTGATGTGGtggcgtgttagtgtgtgttgacctggcaggagtggatcagatactGCAGCGAGGTTCGAATTTTCTAACCAAGTTGTACTCTTATTGTCCTATCTTGTTGGTCCTCCTTTTACACTGCGTCACTGTCATTGCAGCGCTGAGTACGACTTGCTTCTGAGTTTCCACATTATAGTTGTGTTataatggtgtttgtgattcaaaacaaaacacttgcTTATGCAGTATtaagaatattatatatatatatatatatatatatatatatatatatatatatatatatatataagggagTGTCTGGTGCAAGTATGTGTTTGTGAAAATAACTTTCATTACCTCACACTCTTACAGAATTTAGTCTGAACAAACCATTAGCTGTCCTTCACCATGGGcattatgctctctctctctctctctctctctctctctctgtctctttctttttctctcagtgTGGACTTTGTGAAATGGTCTTCTCAGGGCATGCTGAGGATGAACCCTGATGCGATGAATTCTCTGTTTAAACCCACCATCGACCACATCATACAGCATCTAAGTAAGTGCCAACTGAGCAAATTTTTCTTAGATcttagatatatatatttatagatatataaatatatatagagatatatatatatatatatagatatatatatatatatatatatatctatatatatatatatatctatatatatagatatatagatatatttatagatagatatatatatatttactttgcGTTTATCTCATGCAGTTAGTGGTTGCCTACTTTCACAATGCCTTTTGCCACCTAACATGTTCAAAAACAGCCTACTACTGCAGGGAATGAAATTGGAATTACACACAAAAAGACCTATGAAAACTCTGCTATTTTTGCATGACGTGTATAATGATGCTGTCATTATGATTCACGTTAGACCAGGATGCACAGGATTTATGCTGATGTatagagagccaatcagaatacagctggcagaatcctgacagtgaagctaggttagtgcactgaaagtatcagaaaAAGTATGTAAGCTTGTGGGCAGAGCATCTGTGGTTGACACTAgttgtctcctgaatttggagacattccacCATAAGTTATCCAAAACAGTCAAATAAATAAGTcaacattacccacctatggagtagGAATACAGCAATATTCTCATCTCATGTCATGTTTTGTATGTTgagagttctctccattgtctaaataAACTCgagatgctgtttctctgctgtttcagATAGAGAcagttgagttttttttttacatttactgatACCGGGGCTTTGTAGACATTTTTTTGagcatgaaaacagacaaaactgtCACAAAACTGTGACTGTCGCCTTTAAGCGACATTCAGTCATACGAGgtaatgataaaatatgtcaatattttttccttcttcttccaACTCTTAGATGAGCTGTTTGAGAGGCCCGAGGTGACTGATATCAAGTTCCTGTTCCTGGTAGGAGGCTTTGCAGAGTCTCCACTTCTCCAAAAAGCAGTGCAGGAGATGCTTCAAGTAAGTATTTTGTTTTTCGTATTACTATAATCATATCATTTATATGTTAATGCCCATagatttgattatttatttcgtttatttgtttattgttcaCATCAATTAGGAACACTGTGGAAATAATTCACTTTTCAATCAAATACTATATTTAGGATATattccacaaaaacacattgtgtttatttaaaaaaaaaatgtgttttgtgtttagggGCGAAGCCGTATTATCATCCCTCATGACGTGGGCCTGACCATCCTTAAAGGTGCAGTGTTGTTCGGCCTGGACCCCAGCGTCATTAAAGTGCGCCGTTCACCACTCACCTATggtgtgggggtcctgaaccgTTTTGTGGAGGGGAAGCACCCACCTGAGAAGTTGCTGCTAAAGGATGGTACACGCTGGTGCACCGATGTCTTTGACACATTCATCGCAGCCGACCAGTCAGTGGCTCTGGGTGAGACCGTGAAGCGCAGCTATACGCCTGCCCGGCCCAGCCAGCAGGTCATCGTCATCCACGTCTACTGCTCGGAGAAGGAATCAGTGAGCTTCATCTCAGATCCTGGCGTGCGGAAATGTGGGTCGCTGCGTCTGGACGTGAGCGGTACGGAGAGCTCAGCCACACGACGTGAGATCCAGACCATGATGCAGTTCGGTGACACGGAAATACGCGCCATGGCTGTCGATGTGGCAACCTCCCGCAGCGTCAAAGCCAGCATTGATTTCCTGAGCCAGTAATCATCTAGGAGTAGAGCTATAAGGTGTTCAGGGGAGTAAAGCAAAAGAGAAAGGAAGGCTGGAGAGAATGCTTTTGGTAACCAACTCTACAAGTGTAGATCTGATTACTTCTGAGTTTCATTCCACACATGATGCAGCTAGCACTGAAGAGCTGGATCATGTGCGTTTATATTTAGATTTCAAAGTGCATTACCAGGCAAAAGTATCATTCCATCTGATCGTTGGTTTATTTTTCAGCATCATATGAAGGAAAACATTAAAAGAGAAGGAGATGTAGATTACGCTCAACTGTGGTGACCAACCCTACAAATGGATATTTAATATGACATGAGAATAAGGCCAAATATGTTGAGGACCCAAAAAATTACAGCTTGCGAGATTTTGCTTTTtgattttaaaacttttttgttTCTCAAAATATTTGGCCATATTTTGACTGTCTAATATCCTAATATCCAGCCCAGTGGGAACATGTGATGCAGCTAGCACTGAAAGACTGGATTAGGTGTGTTATATTTACAGTAGGAAAATATAGTACCTGTCTAACGTTTTGACCCACCTAATTGAATGTAGACATTTCATTCAGTTTTATGAGCAACTCCAATGAAGGGGTAGGAAAATGTACCAAAACACACAATCTGGGGCATTTTCATGTGTTCATTTAATATTTGTGAATGCCTTTTATCCCATCAACTCCAAAATCATAGAATTATCTTGTCACATCAATATTCATCAAATAATATTCCCTATATTGCCAATGCTGATAAGTTTTGTCATTCTAGCTAATGGTAGAAGCTAGGTAGCACAACTAGCTACTTTTGCTCTTGGCAAATTGGCAGCATTCATGATAAATTTATTTGCACTAATTTGAAAATACTCTTTCCGTGACTGACTGTTAGTAAAGCATAAGCTAGTGTACTGCTAGCCTAACTTACAGAGATCCATTCTATGGTTTAGCATAATACTTGCCTGTGCAGTTATTTAGACATTTTCATAGTAGAAGATTATGGAAGAGAATAAACATTGAAGGAAAAACATAGAGGGGAACAGTAAAGTAAGGAAAATTATTCTTCAGGATGGGTCCTGGACAGTGAATTTACTGTAAGTAGCACTAAAACATGTAACCAAATATCcactgttacttttttttttatttattagtcAAACTGATGATTTTACTGTGATTTAGCACACAATGACCCCACTGACCGAACCTGTTTTTCCATTTACGTAAATTCATTCAGTTCTAtagaaatataattttataagtttaaaaaacacaaaaccagtCTAGTTAAAGCTCAAAGTCAAGATTCACAGACGCTAATCTCATTAGTCATATCCAGTAGTTTTACACTATGTGTTTCCAAAGGTCAATAACCACTAATGAACAAAATGAATGTTCTGCAAACCAGTTAAATTTGCTGTTTCAGTTGACAAAATATGGAAGTGTGAGCCCATTTGTAAATTTGACCCCTTGTTTGAGAGCCCCTGATTTACCGTCTTTTTCCACTAGTTAGCTAGCTGGCTCATTCACTCTTTTCTTGTTCACCTGATCAGATCTGGGTGCCTTAAAGCATCtgagtgttagtgaatgtgCTTTGGAAATTTTCAATTTAGCGGTGGTCATCAAAGCTAGATGATGATCAAAACACTTCATAATTATAGGGTCCAGAAGGT is a window of Hoplias malabaricus isolate fHopMal1 chromosome 1, fHopMal1.hap1, whole genome shotgun sequence DNA encoding:
- the hspa12a gene encoding heat shock 70 kDa protein 12A isoform X2 → MAAPSPAKSIGDPGITPLSPTHTLKDSEENEPAGHSFIVVVAIDFGTTSSGYAYAFTKEPECIHTMRRWEGGDPGVSNQKTPTTILLTPDRKFHSFGYAARDFYHDLDPTESKQWLYLEKFKMKLHTTANLSIDTELHAANGKRVKALDIFAYALAFFKEQALKELTDQAGAEFDNADVRWVITVPAIWKMPAKQFMREAAYKAGLATRENPEQLIIALEPEAASIYCRKLRLHQMIDLGAKTSINGYNPPENVGAGMTQAKELVRRNRQSRTFLVENVIGELWSELNEGDRYVVVDCGGGTVDLTVHQIRMPEGHLKELYKASGGPYGSIGIDYEFEKLLCKIFGQDFIDQFKIKRPAAWVDLMIAFESRKRAAAPDRTNPLNINLPFSFIDYYKKFRGHSVEHALRKSNVDFVKWSSQGMLRMNPDAMNSLFKPTIDHIIQHLNELFERPEVTDIKFLFLVGGFAESPLLQKAVQEMLQGRSRIIIPHDVGLTILKGAVLFGLDPSVIKVRRSPLTYGVGVLNRFVEGKHPPEKLLLKDGTRWCTDVFDTFIAADQSVALGETVKRSYTPARPSQQVIVIHVYCSEKESVSFISDPGVRKCGSLRLDVSGTESSATRREIQTMMQFGDTEIRAMAVDVATSRSVKASIDFLSQ
- the hspa12a gene encoding heat shock 70 kDa protein 12A isoform X3 produces the protein MAEKDTMVIEDVETDEMAAPSPAKSIGDPGITPLSPTHTLKDSEENEPAGHSFIVVVAIDFGTTSSGYAYAFTKEPECIHTMRRWEGGDPGVSNQKTPTTILLTPDRKFHSFGYAARDFYHDLDPTESKQWLYLEKFKMKLHTTANLSIDTELHAANGKRVKALDIFAYALAFFKEQALKELTDQAGAEFDNADVRWVITVPAIWKMPAKQFMREAAYKAGLATRENPEQLIIALEPEAASIYCRKLRLHQMIDLGAKTSINGYNPPENVGAGMTQGDRYVVVDCGGGTVDLTVHQIRMPEGHLKELYKASGGPYGSIGIDYEFEKLLCKIFGQDFIDQFKIKRPAAWVDLMIAFESRKRAAAPDRTNPLNINLPFSFIDYYKKFRGHSVEHALRKSNVDFVKWSSQGMLRMNPDAMNSLFKPTIDHIIQHLNELFERPEVTDIKFLFLVGGFAESPLLQKAVQEMLQGRSRIIIPHDVGLTILKGAVLFGLDPSVIKVRRSPLTYGVGVLNRFVEGKHPPEKLLLKDGTRWCTDVFDTFIAADQSVALGETVKRSYTPARPSQQVIVIHVYCSEKESVSFISDPGVRKCGSLRLDVSGTESSATRREIQTMMQFGDTEIRAMAVDVATSRSVKASIDFLSQ
- the hspa12a gene encoding heat shock 70 kDa protein 12A isoform X1, whose amino-acid sequence is MAEKDTMVIEDVETDEMAAPSPAKSIGDPGITPLSPTHTLKDSEENEPAGHSFIVVVAIDFGTTSSGYAYAFTKEPECIHTMRRWEGGDPGVSNQKTPTTILLTPDRKFHSFGYAARDFYHDLDPTESKQWLYLEKFKMKLHTTANLSIDTELHAANGKRVKALDIFAYALAFFKEQALKELTDQAGAEFDNADVRWVITVPAIWKMPAKQFMREAAYKAGLATRENPEQLIIALEPEAASIYCRKLRLHQMIDLGAKTSINGYNPPENVGAGMTQAKELVRRNRQSRTFLVENVIGELWSELNEGDRYVVVDCGGGTVDLTVHQIRMPEGHLKELYKASGGPYGSIGIDYEFEKLLCKIFGQDFIDQFKIKRPAAWVDLMIAFESRKRAAAPDRTNPLNINLPFSFIDYYKKFRGHSVEHALRKSNVDFVKWSSQGMLRMNPDAMNSLFKPTIDHIIQHLNELFERPEVTDIKFLFLVGGFAESPLLQKAVQEMLQGRSRIIIPHDVGLTILKGAVLFGLDPSVIKVRRSPLTYGVGVLNRFVEGKHPPEKLLLKDGTRWCTDVFDTFIAADQSVALGETVKRSYTPARPSQQVIVIHVYCSEKESVSFISDPGVRKCGSLRLDVSGTESSATRREIQTMMQFGDTEIRAMAVDVATSRSVKASIDFLSQ